Proteins from a single region of Streptomyces sp. HUAS 15-9:
- a CDS encoding trypco2 family protein, protein MGNLGLAETIAALREELAEAVAGATDADFRFGVGQVQLEFSVGVTREASGDGRAKFWVLELGGQGSYRTEEIQRILVTLEAPTDRAGRPVQVTRDSFVRP, encoded by the coding sequence GTGGGGAACCTTGGGCTGGCCGAGACCATCGCGGCGCTGCGGGAGGAACTCGCTGAGGCCGTCGCGGGCGCGACTGACGCCGACTTCCGGTTCGGCGTCGGGCAGGTGCAACTGGAGTTCAGCGTCGGCGTCACACGCGAGGCGAGCGGCGACGGGCGTGCCAAGTTCTGGGTGCTGGAGCTGGGCGGCCAGGGCTCGTACCGCACGGAGGAGATCCAGCGGATCCTGGTCACCCTGGAGGCGCCGACCGACCGCGCCGGGCGGCCGGTCCAGGTGACGCGCGACTCCTTCGTCAGGCCCTGA
- a CDS encoding SpoIIE family protein phosphatase — protein sequence MADRFARFRRFSWRSLAGKSPRSVAGQVFVLQVTLVALLVVGAVFALVLQSQRDTSTEAKRRSVAVAQTFAHSPGVLEALKTQKPSKVLQPLTEAGRKSAGVDFIVVMDTKGIRYTHPLPDRIGKRFVGEIQPSLEGKVYTESVHGPLGHEVQATVPIENADGKVVALVSAGMKVKNVTSEVNRQLPIILAAGTGALVLSTGGTALVGRRLQRQTHSLAPHEMTRMYEHHDTVLHSVREGVLIVGEDGRLLLANDEARRLLELAPDAEGWHVWELSDLEPDMVDLLVSGREATDEVHFAGERLLAVNQRPTDRDGGPRGTVVTLRDSTELQAVSGRAELARERLKLLYDAGLSIGSSLDVLQTADELAQVAVPRFADFVTVDLADAVIHGEEPAPTATDMRRVAVCGIREDHPLYEKGRLIDFLPSTPQARGYGTGRSELVTDLSDAPDWHAQDPERARGIVAYGIHSLIAAPIRARGVVLGMANFWRSKRHDPFDEEELSLAEELVARAAVSIDNARRYTREHALAVTLQRSLLPRALPEVSALQVGYRYIPAQSGVSGDWFDVIPLPGNRVALAVGDVVGHGLHAAATMGRLRTAVHNFSTLDLPPDELLSHLDDLVGRIDQDEACAEASEVVGATCLYAIYDPVSRRCAMARAGHLAPALVHPDGSVTFPDLPGGPPLGLGGMPFQTAEVDIAEGTQLVLYTDGLIEDRTRDLDVGMELLRRALAGHPDRPPDESCRAVVEELLPGRPKDDVALLIARTRALPSDQVADWDVPRDPAAVSGMRSAVSEKLAEWDLSELDFGMELILSELITNAIRYGSEPIHVRLIKDRTLTCEVSDGSSTSPHLRYAATTDEGGRGLFLVSQMAERWGTRYTPQGKVIWAELAPPDADEVALLEIPDDLFPD from the coding sequence ATGGCGGACCGATTCGCCCGGTTTCGACGCTTCTCCTGGCGTTCGCTTGCCGGCAAGAGCCCGCGAAGTGTCGCCGGGCAGGTCTTCGTACTGCAGGTGACGCTGGTCGCGTTGCTGGTGGTCGGTGCCGTCTTCGCCCTGGTCCTGCAGTCGCAGCGGGACACCAGCACGGAGGCCAAGCGCCGCTCCGTGGCCGTCGCGCAGACCTTCGCGCACTCCCCGGGCGTCCTGGAGGCGCTGAAGACCCAGAAACCGTCGAAGGTGCTCCAGCCGCTGACCGAGGCGGGACGGAAGTCGGCGGGCGTCGACTTCATCGTGGTCATGGACACCAAGGGCATCCGCTACACCCATCCCCTGCCGGACCGGATCGGCAAACGGTTCGTGGGGGAGATCCAGCCGTCGCTGGAAGGAAAGGTCTACACCGAGAGCGTCCACGGCCCGCTGGGCCATGAGGTGCAGGCGACCGTGCCCATCGAGAACGCCGACGGCAAGGTGGTCGCCCTCGTGTCCGCGGGGATGAAGGTCAAGAACGTGACCAGCGAGGTGAACCGGCAGCTGCCGATCATCCTCGCCGCCGGCACCGGTGCGCTCGTGTTGTCGACCGGCGGGACGGCGCTGGTGGGCCGGCGGCTGCAGCGGCAGACCCACAGCCTGGCGCCGCACGAGATGACCCGCATGTACGAGCACCACGACACGGTGCTGCACTCCGTACGGGAAGGAGTGCTGATCGTCGGTGAGGACGGGCGCCTGCTCCTCGCCAACGACGAGGCGAGACGGCTCCTCGAGCTGGCCCCGGACGCGGAGGGGTGGCACGTGTGGGAGCTGTCCGACCTCGAGCCCGACATGGTGGACCTGCTGGTCTCCGGGCGCGAGGCCACAGACGAGGTGCACTTCGCCGGGGAGCGGCTGCTCGCGGTCAACCAGCGGCCCACGGACCGCGACGGCGGCCCCAGGGGAACCGTGGTGACGCTCCGCGACTCCACCGAGCTCCAGGCGGTGTCCGGCCGCGCGGAGCTCGCCCGTGAGCGGCTCAAGCTGCTGTACGACGCGGGACTCAGCATCGGCAGCAGCCTCGACGTGCTCCAGACCGCCGACGAGCTGGCGCAGGTCGCCGTCCCCCGCTTCGCCGACTTCGTCACCGTGGACCTCGCGGACGCCGTCATCCACGGCGAGGAACCCGCCCCCACGGCGACCGACATGCGGCGCGTCGCCGTGTGCGGCATCCGGGAGGACCATCCGCTCTACGAAAAGGGCCGGCTGATCGACTTCCTGCCCTCCACACCCCAGGCGCGCGGCTACGGCACCGGCCGCTCCGAGCTGGTGACGGACCTGTCGGACGCACCGGACTGGCACGCGCAGGACCCGGAGCGCGCCCGGGGCATCGTCGCCTACGGCATCCACTCGCTCATCGCCGCGCCGATCCGGGCCCGCGGTGTCGTGCTGGGCATGGCCAACTTCTGGCGCTCCAAACGGCACGACCCCTTCGACGAGGAGGAGCTGTCGCTGGCGGAGGAGCTGGTCGCCCGTGCCGCGGTGAGCATCGACAACGCCCGCCGCTACACCCGCGAGCACGCCCTGGCGGTCACGCTCCAGCGCAGCCTGCTGCCGCGGGCCCTGCCCGAGGTGAGCGCCCTGCAGGTCGGCTACCGCTACATCCCCGCCCAGTCGGGCGTGAGCGGTGACTGGTTCGATGTGATCCCGCTGCCGGGGAACCGGGTGGCGCTGGCCGTCGGCGATGTCGTCGGGCACGGTCTGCACGCCGCCGCGACGATGGGGCGGCTGCGGACCGCGGTGCACAACTTCTCCACGCTGGACCTGCCGCCGGACGAGCTGCTGAGCCACCTGGACGACCTGGTCGGCCGCATCGACCAGGACGAGGCGTGCGCGGAGGCGTCCGAGGTCGTGGGCGCCACCTGCCTGTACGCGATCTACGACCCCGTGAGCCGCCGCTGCGCCATGGCACGCGCGGGACACCTGGCGCCCGCGCTGGTCCATCCGGACGGCAGCGTCACCTTCCCCGACCTGCCCGGCGGGCCGCCGCTCGGCCTGGGGGGCATGCCCTTCCAGACGGCCGAGGTGGACATCGCGGAGGGCACTCAGCTGGTCCTGTACACCGACGGCCTCATCGAGGACCGTACGCGCGATCTGGACGTGGGCATGGAGCTGCTGCGCCGGGCGCTGGCGGGCCACCCCGACCGGCCGCCCGACGAGAGCTGCCGTGCGGTGGTGGAGGAGCTGCTGCCGGGGCGGCCCAAGGACGACGTCGCCCTGCTCATCGCGCGCACCCGGGCGCTGCCGTCCGACCAGGTCGCCGACTGGGACGTACCGCGCGATCCGGCCGCCGTGTCGGGGATGCGCAGCGCCGTCTCCGAGAAACTGGCCGAGTGGGACCTGTCGGAGCTCGACTTCGGCATGGAACTCATCCTGAGCGAGTTGATCACCAACGCCATCCGCTACGGGTCCGAGCCGATCCATGTACGCCTGATCAAGGACCGCACGCTGACCTGCGAGGTGTCCGACGGCAGCAGCACATCGCCGCATCTGCGGTACGCCGCGACGACCGACGAGGGCGGCCGGGGCCTGTTCCTGGTCTCCCAGATGGCCGAGCGCTGGGGCACCCGCTACACCCCGCAGGGCAAGGTGATCTGGGCCGAACTGGCCCCACCGGACGCCGACGAGGTCGCTCTGCTGGAGATCCCGGACGACCTCTTTCCGGACTGA
- a CDS encoding tetratricopeptide repeat protein has protein sequence MINPVDRAVEVLRRRASGAWSVGSGYLVGGRLVLTAAHNVLTDGSPDDPLTVRRGDVSELPATILAADRGKDIALLQVPADPSLDDMPVVRFARVDRHQTRLVENCWAIGYPGWNEHLEERADVPLRDSVQIQGVIPPGSHVRRGLLELRTTSTPEPLGPRAGHGSQWRGMSGAVVFSDDPELGALAVGVITQHHLPEGASTLTVAPVTGLRALGEGTPWWRDLKLDNWAVLPRAGSGTGRRPTRYAQLGRAVSDFTDRERVIAKATVLLTDRLADSAPVVVLHGMAGVGKTQLATQIAHRLAPTFRHARIQVDLGGGHFDVSTDAAMIQVLQAFGLTGDSLPPDAPSRRAELQKRLSDGPSLLVLDNVAEVARIVPLLPVAPGSAALLTSRSELPSVTGADRLPVEPLPSVDALRLFERIVGVERIAREPDAANDIVALLGGLPLAIRITGGNVLALRKTLSAHATLLADERQRISQLEGQLDGEDIGVRSTFELSYRALRPDTRRLFRHLGLLAGADFVPELAASCADTGMEDTERLLGELADRQLVEVVDVTGGRYRLHDLLRLYAREHAEQSEPETERHAAVRRSLEWYANRLDGWMSRPGAHELPPEAAIGWFTEEHLNVQAAVRQAYDAQEWEPLLALAGSLYGLLFHRSHWEEMEAVKAMAVEAARRLHDEPAELGSLIHLAEARRALGRRQETTGLYERALDIARGAGDQDKEGWILTHFGDLQCDLDRPQDGLRRYADARALYQRRGDKGAEIWLAAHMGDAYRQLDRPQDAARVLEDALAESGRRGDDAEIVWCQWHLALAYDQMGRYAEAEEILSPAIGFHRDRGDQAGLATMLTILGDIHLHAERPAAARAAYGEALELVRSIDAPRRVAQLEAALERTAG, from the coding sequence GTGATCAACCCGGTGGATCGCGCGGTGGAAGTGCTGCGCAGACGCGCGTCGGGCGCCTGGAGCGTCGGCTCCGGCTACCTCGTGGGCGGCCGGCTGGTGCTCACCGCCGCGCACAACGTCCTCACCGACGGCAGCCCCGACGACCCGCTCACCGTGCGGCGCGGGGACGTCTCCGAGCTGCCGGCGACCATACTGGCCGCGGACCGGGGCAAGGACATCGCCCTGCTGCAGGTGCCCGCCGATCCGTCCCTGGACGACATGCCCGTCGTCCGGTTCGCCCGCGTCGACCGCCACCAGACCAGGCTGGTGGAGAACTGCTGGGCCATCGGCTATCCGGGGTGGAACGAGCATCTCGAGGAACGGGCCGACGTCCCCCTGCGGGACAGTGTCCAGATCCAGGGCGTCATCCCACCGGGGTCCCATGTGCGGCGTGGACTGCTGGAACTGCGCACGACGTCGACGCCCGAACCGCTGGGACCCCGCGCGGGACACGGCTCACAGTGGCGCGGCATGTCCGGGGCCGTGGTGTTCAGCGACGACCCGGAGCTCGGAGCGCTGGCCGTGGGGGTCATCACCCAGCACCACCTTCCCGAAGGGGCGTCCACCCTGACCGTGGCTCCGGTGACGGGACTGCGGGCGCTGGGGGAGGGCACGCCGTGGTGGCGGGACCTGAAGCTCGACAACTGGGCCGTCCTGCCACGTGCCGGGTCGGGCACCGGACGCCGCCCGACCCGGTACGCACAACTCGGCCGCGCTGTCTCCGACTTCACCGACCGGGAGCGGGTGATCGCGAAGGCGACCGTGCTGCTCACCGACCGCCTGGCGGACAGCGCCCCGGTCGTGGTCCTGCACGGCATGGCCGGTGTCGGAAAGACACAGCTGGCCACCCAGATCGCCCACCGGCTGGCGCCCACCTTCCGGCACGCGCGCATCCAGGTCGACCTCGGCGGAGGGCACTTCGACGTGTCCACCGACGCCGCGATGATCCAGGTACTGCAGGCCTTCGGACTGACCGGCGACAGCCTGCCGCCCGATGCCCCGTCCCGCCGCGCCGAACTGCAGAAACGGCTCTCGGACGGCCCGAGCCTGCTCGTTCTCGACAACGTCGCCGAAGTGGCCCGGATCGTCCCGCTGCTCCCCGTGGCGCCGGGCAGCGCCGCCCTCCTCACCAGCCGCTCGGAGCTGCCCTCGGTCACCGGCGCGGACCGGCTGCCGGTCGAGCCGCTGCCCTCGGTGGACGCGCTGCGACTCTTCGAGCGGATCGTCGGCGTCGAACGGATCGCCCGTGAGCCGGACGCGGCGAACGACATCGTCGCCCTCCTGGGCGGCCTGCCCCTCGCCATCCGCATCACCGGAGGGAACGTCCTCGCCCTGCGCAAGACGCTGAGCGCGCACGCTACGTTGCTGGCCGACGAACGACAGCGCATCTCGCAACTGGAGGGGCAACTGGACGGCGAGGACATCGGGGTACGGAGCACCTTCGAGCTCAGCTACCGGGCGCTGCGGCCGGACACCCGCCGCCTGTTCCGGCACCTCGGCCTGCTCGCCGGGGCCGATTTCGTGCCCGAGCTGGCGGCGAGCTGCGCCGACACCGGGATGGAGGACACCGAAAGGCTGCTCGGCGAACTCGCCGACCGGCAACTGGTCGAGGTCGTCGACGTCACCGGCGGGCGCTACCGGCTGCACGACCTGCTGCGCCTGTACGCGAGGGAGCACGCCGAGCAGAGCGAACCGGAGACCGAGCGGCACGCGGCCGTCCGGCGCTCCCTCGAGTGGTACGCAAACCGGCTCGACGGGTGGATGAGCAGGCCAGGGGCTCACGAACTGCCGCCCGAGGCCGCGATCGGCTGGTTCACCGAGGAACACCTGAACGTCCAGGCAGCGGTGCGCCAGGCATACGACGCCCAGGAGTGGGAGCCGCTCCTGGCGCTGGCCGGCTCGCTGTACGGACTGCTCTTCCACCGGAGCCACTGGGAGGAGATGGAGGCGGTCAAGGCCATGGCCGTGGAAGCGGCACGCCGACTGCACGACGAACCCGCCGAACTCGGATCGCTCATCCACCTCGCCGAGGCCCGCCGCGCCCTGGGACGACGGCAGGAGACCACCGGCCTGTACGAGCGGGCCCTGGACATCGCACGCGGCGCGGGCGACCAGGACAAAGAAGGCTGGATCCTCACGCACTTCGGCGACCTCCAGTGCGATCTCGACCGCCCTCAGGACGGTCTGCGCCGCTACGCCGACGCCCGGGCCCTCTACCAGCGACGCGGCGACAAGGGCGCCGAGATCTGGCTCGCCGCGCACATGGGGGACGCCTACCGGCAGTTGGACCGCCCGCAGGACGCGGCACGCGTGCTCGAGGACGCCCTGGCGGAGAGCGGACGACGCGGGGACGACGCCGAGATCGTCTGGTGCCAGTGGCATCTCGCCCTGGCGTACGACCAGATGGGCCGGTATGCCGAAGCCGAGGAGATCCTGTCGCCCGCCATCGGGTTCCACCGCGACCGGGGTGACCAGGCGGGTCTGGCGACCATGCTCACCATCCTCGGCGACATCCACCTCCACGCCGAGCGCCCCGCCGCCGCCCGTGCGGCGTACGGCGAGGCGCTGGAACTGGTCCGCTCCATCGACGCCCCCCGTCGTGTGGCGCAACTGGAGGCGGCGCTGGAACGTACCGCCGGCTGA
- a CDS encoding GH92 family glycosyl hydrolase, which produces MRFCPTSLLLAAVLAVGGATPALAATAAPPDLVKDPTAYVDPLIGTKNGGNAFPGAVVPFGMLSWSPENTRGDATRTAAPGGYQYDATRIRGFSLTHMSGTGCAGGSGDIPLFPYAGEVTSSPASDTKDAVYASDFSHTDESAEPGHYKVGLASGVTADLTATARTGSARFTFPADKPASLLVRAANSEVGSTDSTVVIDPATRTISGSVTSGDFCGYLDPEGQRAYYTLYFTARFDRAFKSTGTWQDDRLDPGATTASGGTGGFAKGGRPVAGKGAGGYVEFASGTGPVNAKVGISYVSRAGAEANLAAENPSYRSFDSVEAAARQAWRHRLGAIRVGGGTETDRATFYTALYHSLLHPNVISDADRRYRGSDDKVHRVGRGHRAQYGTFSGWDVYRDQVQLLTLLDPRTGSDIAQSLYELARQNGGIWDRWLHGASGTHVMNGDPSPTALAGIHAFGGTRFDLRGALDSLVKAATVPTDKDLSAAGKPVLSVGQRPSLDKYLTHHYMPSVSNAWGGAAETLEMSTADFSLSRLAAAAGEKDTAAVFARRAQWWQNNFDIAADPTGGYIANRRADGSWVTGFTPDTGNGFVEGTAAQYTWMVQHDPAGLFAAMGGTDKALARLDDFFHNADGSWAFTGSGGTKSELDNEPSLNVPYLYDYAGAPYRTQETVRAAMKQLWSTKPGGIPGNDDLGAMSSWYVFSALGMYPQVPSRAELVLASPLFERVEIDRPQGNDISIRASGAAADAPYVQSLKVNGRSSDRPWLPASFVRDGGRLDYTLSAARNRAWGTSAPPPSFREGEQPYQIGVGPTAATLAPGGSTEVGVRALSLSGGTGPEVRFRVETPDGITATPAEGTVTDGAQEITLSAADGARQGFYDVKVTVTSGDTSYAQPVALTVAAPGTLLAAYNNTGVSDDNGDHDEADYDGGGWSYSRQALAAAGLTPGGQSTVDGLTFTWPNSPTGRPDNATAAGQTVELPAPAAKLSFIGSGVNGNQQTKATVTYTDGTTEAVDLSFTDWTVGGGGGTVQYGNEVVAKSAYRNVAGADKDPVATYVFATKPFEAPPGKTIRSVKLPDDTDLHVFTLATG; this is translated from the coding sequence ATGCGTTTTTGCCCCACGTCACTGCTGCTCGCCGCGGTCCTCGCGGTGGGCGGCGCCACCCCCGCCCTGGCGGCGACCGCCGCACCCCCCGATCTCGTCAAGGACCCCACCGCATACGTCGATCCGCTGATCGGCACCAAGAACGGCGGCAATGCCTTCCCGGGGGCCGTCGTGCCGTTCGGCATGCTCTCCTGGAGCCCCGAGAACACCCGAGGCGACGCCACTCGCACCGCCGCACCCGGCGGTTACCAGTACGACGCGACCCGCATCCGCGGCTTCAGCCTCACCCATATGTCCGGCACGGGCTGTGCGGGCGGCAGCGGAGACATCCCGCTCTTCCCGTACGCGGGCGAGGTCACCTCGTCCCCGGCGAGCGACACCAAGGACGCCGTCTACGCCTCCGACTTCAGCCACACCGACGAGAGTGCCGAACCCGGCCACTACAAGGTGGGCCTCGCCTCCGGCGTCACCGCCGACCTCACCGCGACCGCGCGCACCGGCTCGGCCCGCTTCACCTTCCCCGCGGACAAGCCGGCCTCGCTGCTCGTCCGCGCCGCCAACTCCGAGGTGGGGTCGACCGATTCGACGGTCGTGATCGACCCCGCGACCCGCACCATCTCCGGCTCCGTCACCTCCGGCGACTTCTGCGGCTACCTGGACCCGGAGGGCCAACGTGCCTACTACACCCTCTACTTCACCGCCCGCTTCGACCGCGCCTTCAAGTCCACCGGCACCTGGCAGGACGACCGGCTCGACCCCGGAGCCACCACGGCCTCCGGCGGCACGGGCGGCTTCGCCAAGGGCGGGCGGCCCGTCGCGGGCAAGGGCGCGGGCGGGTACGTCGAGTTCGCGTCCGGAACCGGCCCGGTGAACGCCAAGGTCGGTATCTCGTACGTCAGTCGGGCGGGCGCCGAGGCGAACCTCGCGGCCGAGAACCCGTCATACCGCTCCTTCGACTCGGTCGAGGCCGCGGCTCGGCAGGCCTGGCGCCACCGGCTGGGCGCCATACGGGTCGGCGGCGGCACGGAGACGGACCGCGCCACCTTCTACACCGCCCTCTATCACTCCCTGCTGCACCCGAACGTCATCAGCGACGCCGACCGCAGATACCGGGGCAGCGACGACAAGGTGCACCGGGTGGGCAGAGGTCACCGGGCCCAGTACGGAACCTTCTCCGGCTGGGACGTCTACCGCGACCAGGTGCAGCTGCTCACCCTCCTCGACCCGCGCACCGGCTCGGACATCGCCCAGTCGCTGTACGAACTCGCCCGGCAGAACGGCGGCATCTGGGACCGCTGGCTGCACGGCGCGAGCGGCACACACGTCATGAACGGCGACCCGTCGCCCACCGCCCTCGCCGGCATCCATGCGTTCGGCGGCACCCGCTTCGACCTGCGCGGCGCGCTGGACTCGCTGGTGAAGGCGGCGACCGTACCGACCGACAAGGACCTCTCGGCCGCGGGCAAGCCGGTGCTGTCCGTCGGCCAACGCCCCTCCCTGGACAAGTACTTGACCCACCACTACATGCCGTCCGTGTCCAACGCCTGGGGTGGCGCGGCCGAGACCCTGGAGATGTCCACCGCCGACTTCTCGCTCTCCCGGCTCGCCGCGGCGGCGGGGGAGAAGGACACGGCGGCGGTCTTCGCCCGGCGCGCCCAGTGGTGGCAGAACAACTTCGACATCGCCGCCGACCCCACCGGCGGCTACATCGCCAACCGCAGGGCCGACGGCAGCTGGGTCACCGGCTTCACCCCGGACACCGGCAACGGGTTCGTCGAGGGCACGGCAGCCCAGTACACCTGGATGGTCCAGCACGACCCGGCCGGCCTGTTCGCGGCGATGGGCGGCACGGACAAGGCCCTGGCCCGGCTCGACGACTTCTTCCACAACGCGGACGGCAGCTGGGCCTTCACCGGCAGCGGCGGCACCAAGTCCGAGCTGGACAACGAGCCGTCCCTCAACGTCCCCTACCTCTACGACTACGCGGGCGCCCCGTACAGGACGCAGGAGACGGTCCGCGCGGCGATGAAGCAGCTCTGGTCGACGAAGCCCGGCGGCATCCCCGGCAACGACGACCTCGGCGCCATGTCGTCCTGGTACGTCTTCTCCGCGCTCGGCATGTATCCGCAGGTCCCCTCCCGCGCCGAACTCGTCCTCGCGTCACCGCTGTTCGAGCGCGTCGAGATCGACCGTCCGCAGGGCAACGACATCTCCATCCGCGCGAGCGGAGCGGCCGCCGACGCCCCGTACGTCCAGTCTCTGAAGGTCAACGGCCGCAGCAGTGACCGGCCTTGGCTCCCTGCCTCCTTCGTGCGTGACGGCGGCCGACTGGACTACACGCTCTCCGCCGCCCGGAACCGGGCCTGGGGCACCTCCGCCCCGCCCCCGTCCTTCCGGGAGGGCGAGCAGCCGTACCAGATCGGCGTCGGCCCCACCGCGGCGACCCTCGCCCCCGGCGGCAGCACCGAGGTCGGCGTCCGCGCCCTGTCGCTGAGCGGCGGCACCGGCCCCGAGGTCCGCTTCCGGGTCGAGACCCCGGACGGCATCACGGCCACGCCCGCCGAGGGCACCGTCACCGACGGCGCGCAGGAGATCACCCTCTCCGCGGCCGACGGCGCACGCCAGGGCTTCTACGACGTCAAGGTCACGGTGACCTCGGGCGACACCTCGTACGCGCAGCCGGTCGCCCTGACCGTGGCCGCACCCGGCACCCTCCTCGCCGCCTACAACAACACCGGCGTCTCGGACGACAACGGTGACCACGACGAGGCCGACTACGACGGCGGCGGCTGGAGCTACTCCCGTCAGGCCCTGGCCGCGGCGGGCCTGACCCCCGGCGGGCAGAGCACGGTGGACGGGCTCACCTTCACCTGGCCGAACTCGCCCACCGGCCGCCCGGACAACGCCACCGCGGCCGGCCAGACCGTCGAACTGCCCGCCCCGGCCGCCAAGTTGTCCTTCATCGGCAGCGGCGTCAACGGTAACCAGCAGACGAAGGCCACCGTCACCTACACCGACGGCACCACCGAGGCCGTCGACCTCTCCTTCACCGACTGGACCGTCGGCGGAGGCGGCGGAACCGTCCAGTACGGCAACGAGGTCGTCGCCAAGAGCGCGTACCGCAACGTCGCGGGCGCGGACAAGGACCCGGTGGCGACGTACGTCTTCGCGACGAAGCCGTTCGAGGCGCCGCCCGGCAAGACCATCAGGAGCGTGAAGCTGCCGGACGACACGGATCTGCACGTGTTCACCCTCGCCACCGGATGA